The Mucilaginibacter mallensis genome has a segment encoding these proteins:
- the vgrG gene encoding type VI secretion system tip protein VgrG: protein MSVVTITIKSNGTVMSADYQLLAVDIAREVNRVPYAELLLIDGDYAKQEFKISDGDFFDLGKEVEVSLGYSTGSENGRTAFKGIVMKQALRQTAEGCVLSVELSDKVIRMTSTRNSNVFSDLTDGELISKLIESDGLNALVDATETVHTQIVQYQATNWDMMLTRAEANGLLVITDNGAISVTKPDFTKAAVMEFEVGISLLDFEIELDAGSQYTGFKSSIWNPDELNLTTMSPSVNFSIDQGNLKPRAAAAAIGFKENSLLSAVPMPETEASAWAESQTLKSHMAMLKGSFTTSGTLDICVGNMFSLKGVGKKFTGKNMVSGIRHQVTTDGWLTTCQFGTSAESFSSAMQTADAKAAGLLPGIGGLQTGIVEALETDAQYGFMVKVAVAGIDSKDKSVHARMATLDGGEQHGIVFWPETGDEVVLGFLNEDPRFPIILGSLFGKKQQPPLVPAEKNPEKGVVTRQGLKMIFNDEKKTVSISTSDQRSILIDEENHLIEISDTNDNKISLSDEGILLKSNKDIMLKADGDVRIDGKNINIKGSKIDLT, encoded by the coding sequence ATGAGTGTTGTAACCATCACCATAAAAAGCAACGGAACAGTTATGTCGGCCGATTATCAGCTGTTAGCGGTTGATATTGCACGGGAAGTGAACCGGGTACCTTATGCAGAACTGTTGCTGATAGATGGAGATTATGCCAAACAGGAATTCAAAATAAGCGACGGCGATTTTTTCGACCTGGGTAAAGAAGTAGAGGTTTCACTGGGGTACAGCACAGGTAGTGAAAATGGAAGAACAGCGTTTAAAGGTATCGTTATGAAACAAGCGCTCCGGCAAACTGCCGAAGGTTGTGTGCTGAGCGTGGAATTGAGCGACAAAGTGATAAGGATGACCAGCACGCGCAATAGTAACGTATTCAGTGATTTAACCGACGGTGAGCTGATAAGTAAGCTAATTGAATCGGATGGGTTGAATGCCCTGGTTGATGCAACGGAAACTGTGCATACACAAATAGTGCAGTACCAGGCAACAAACTGGGACATGATGCTTACACGTGCCGAGGCTAACGGTTTATTGGTGATTACCGACAATGGTGCTATATCTGTAACCAAACCCGATTTTACAAAGGCTGCGGTTATGGAATTTGAAGTAGGCATTAGCCTGCTTGATTTTGAAATAGAGCTTGATGCAGGCAGCCAGTACACCGGTTTTAAAAGCAGCATATGGAACCCTGATGAACTAAACCTGACAACCATGTCGCCCTCAGTCAATTTCAGTATTGATCAGGGTAATTTAAAACCGCGCGCTGCAGCCGCGGCTATAGGATTTAAAGAGAATAGTCTTCTTTCAGCGGTACCAATGCCCGAGACGGAGGCCAGCGCATGGGCAGAATCACAAACGCTAAAAAGCCATATGGCAATGCTTAAGGGCAGTTTCACTACTTCGGGTACGTTGGATATATGCGTAGGTAATATGTTCAGCCTAAAAGGGGTGGGCAAGAAATTTACAGGAAAGAATATGGTGAGTGGTATACGTCACCAGGTAACTACCGATGGATGGTTAACTACCTGTCAGTTTGGTACTTCGGCCGAAAGTTTTTCTTCGGCCATGCAAACAGCTGATGCAAAAGCCGCAGGCCTGCTGCCAGGTATAGGTGGCCTGCAAACAGGTATTGTAGAGGCGCTGGAAACCGATGCCCAATATGGTTTTATGGTAAAGGTAGCGGTTGCTGGTATAGACAGTAAAGACAAGAGCGTTCATGCCCGCATGGCCACTTTGGATGGGGGCGAGCAACACGGGATTGTTTTTTGGCCGGAAACTGGCGATGAAGTGGTATTAGGTTTTCTAAATGAAGATCCGCGTTTCCCGATAATTTTAGGTTCATTATTTGGCAAAAAACAACAACCCCCTTTGGTACCTGCTGAGAAAAATCCGGAAAAAGGAGTGGTAACCCGGCAAGGTTTAAAAATGATCTTTAACGACGAAAAGAAAACCGTCAGTATCAGCACCTCAGACCAGCGCAGCATACTGATTGATGAGGAAAATCATTTAATTGAAATAAGCGACACAAATGACAACAAAATAAGCCTTAGCGATGAAGGTATTTTGTTAAAAAGCAATAAAGATATTATGCTTAAAGCAGATGGCGATGTGCGCATTGACGGAAAGAACATCAATATAAAAGGATCAAAAATAGATTTAACCTGA
- a CDS encoding DUF5908 family protein gives MAVEIKEMVIRATIVADKHGEGDQSSAPVAVDQNEIIKECVKEVLRIIKKNNRR, from the coding sequence ATGGCTGTTGAAATTAAGGAGATGGTGATCAGGGCAACTATAGTTGCCGATAAACATGGAGAGGGTGACCAATCCTCTGCGCCTGTCGCTGTAGATCAGAATGAGATTATCAAGGAGTGTGTAAAAGAAGTATTGCGCATAATCAAGAAAAATAACCGGCGATAA
- a CDS encoding GPW/gp25 family protein, with the protein MDNQEAFLGRGWSFPPQFFANGNQVAMVSAEEDINQSLFILFSTALKERVMFPEYGSDMSGYVFEEMSQSLINSLQDSVTTAILKNEPRIITENVQVSVSDLQGRLDIAIVYTILATNNRYNMIYPFYLNEANT; encoded by the coding sequence ATGGATAATCAGGAAGCATTTCTGGGCAGAGGGTGGAGTTTTCCGCCACAGTTTTTTGCCAATGGCAACCAGGTGGCCATGGTATCAGCCGAGGAAGATATTAACCAGAGTCTTTTTATTCTTTTTTCTACTGCGCTCAAAGAAAGGGTGATGTTCCCGGAATACGGCTCAGATATGTCGGGTTATGTTTTTGAAGAAATGAGCCAAAGCTTGATTAATTCATTACAAGACAGTGTTACAACCGCTATATTGAAAAACGAACCGCGTATAATAACCGAAAACGTGCAGGTTAGTGTAAGCGACTTGCAGGGGCGGCTGGATATTGCTATTGTTTACACGATACTCGCCACTAATAACAGGTATAACATGATTTATCCCTTTTATTTAAATGAAGCCAACACTTAA
- a CDS encoding CIS tube protein: MFSFQKLEKLKIKVYNAIERSGPAAVVFEVMFNPETYSITYNNRYGSQQGINTSGTSRKYELTHPETMSFKLIFDATAASDFGLSKKVDVSKEVSRFLKEAFYMDGDSHEPKYLKVEWGTLVFNCRLQSVTANYTLFDKSGKPLRAELSTSFFSDIKDSERLRRERKSSPDLTHKRVVKAHDTLPLLCKEIYGSENYYIHVAQANKLLSFRDLKPGQELFFPPIEK, encoded by the coding sequence ATGTTCAGCTTTCAGAAACTCGAGAAGTTAAAAATAAAGGTATATAATGCCATAGAAAGGAGCGGCCCCGCAGCTGTTGTATTTGAGGTAATGTTCAACCCTGAAACATATTCTATTACCTACAACAACAGATACGGATCACAGCAGGGTATTAATACCAGCGGGACAAGCCGCAAGTATGAGCTAACCCATCCCGAAACCATGAGTTTTAAACTTATTTTCGATGCTACAGCTGCATCTGATTTCGGGTTATCAAAAAAGGTGGACGTTTCTAAGGAAGTTAGTCGCTTTTTAAAGGAAGCCTTTTATATGGATGGCGACAGTCATGAGCCCAAGTATTTAAAAGTAGAGTGGGGGACGCTGGTTTTTAATTGCAGGCTTCAATCTGTAACGGCCAATTATACCTTGTTTGACAAATCGGGCAAGCCGCTCAGGGCAGAGCTAAGCACTTCCTTTTTCAGCGATATAAAAGATAGCGAACGACTAAGAAGGGAGCGTAAGTCATCACCCGATTTAACCCACAAACGGGTTGTGAAAGCACATGATACACTGCCTTTGCTTTGTAAAGAAATATATGGTTCAGAAAACTATTACATCCACGTAGCTCAGGCTAATAAGCTGCTGAGTTTTCGCGATTTGAAACCAGGTCAGGAATTATTTTTTCCACCAATAGAGAAATAA
- a CDS encoding baseplate J/gp47 family protein produces MISKLNPQHIKYRDGLSQLARVSPELNPDNIKVDERRLEDFIHFARELAEHLNFYNEQNQQAGTWTGFLTHPLYQGREKEWFEDLAAFIENTEAFTENYPAAAQAFSSPHLALFIIFLKLLEKVQKQLNTFSKQHLDFYYHQLLGLSKRKPVPDVANVIVQLSPQVNQLLLPKDTALNAGKDMNGLDLLYRTQKETLITRAAIAGIKTLFVDTEKIKPASMGQGNPKETIKDLLSIALDYDTFDPLLFYDGKDINKTLLSETAAKYQLKTDELEDAVNYALAKPGTVSFYQVIQNLRQAYQRHKIHLQRLAIRDTLPLFALIGEIMGGENGMMPLFMEKRITKDVFLHLNNFFPNDDPPQQNQSEEQSRAALYIKRDLLLSFVDFKQLAVLIEKQKNITDADWVIAYEILAGVLEKKGKFYELPAFQHWYDIQAADVLNKHTNIADKTGPIALGKNEDAVQMRIVALGFAISSPHFALSEGERIINLQLKIQAGSPLKLARLKKELSETKQPPFRYLLGKGNDWKEITDSKAELLYDNFDVLRIRLNVSTQKTVDADQQLLPPSMRHIAADRPILALLLNHQSSKTGSEEVNGVERWYDYFQDMEIKEIKAEVSVKGLQLLRIQNDFAELSPQKPFEPFGVQPQAGNNFYFTHPELAAKSLNTLSLNFTWINKPASFENYYKDYQAVADKTAKGKDLTIDFGFKARVRMYTDHTPKVLVDKDINLFEDNTITLAKTDEELPMDVLDNRDDVVSQKRYFGLELLQDFNHGVYPILQTLQMVNYSNDELKKYILNPPYAPKLQRFTVDYTTTFTLGAETWGAPATIFRIGPFGYAKLSEGLLQPFSLLPVFKEQGHLYIGISGAQKNQNLSLLFQLAQATANPELTPPVLTWSFLRNNTWEPLPAACIVTDTTNNLTGNGIIEFSIPDEITDNNTLFQEGLYWLSATAHENVAALPAIVDIAAQAVATVFTDPGDAGEHYDAALPPGSIKKAQQDFAGIAKLNQPYPSEHGRPAEQDNMFYTRVSERIRHKNRALTLWDYERLVLENFPEVYKVKCIPVNTPAQNELSGAVDIVVVPDIRRNAAFNSFEPRASVNLLQRITAWLERRTPPFAEIKVRNAVYVKIRVKTLVSIKKGLSKEYYRQQLNTDLKKLFSPWAFDHDADLIIGGAVYQNVVVYFIAKLPYIDHVATLSLAQGTADGTYEDIKPMNTQNTDVILVSAPTHTIHLMEDDDVPLDPRVGIGYMEIALDFRVY; encoded by the coding sequence ATGATCAGCAAATTAAACCCTCAGCATATTAAATACCGCGATGGCCTAAGCCAGTTGGCTCGGGTATCGCCTGAATTAAACCCGGACAATATTAAGGTTGATGAACGCCGCCTGGAAGATTTTATACATTTTGCGCGGGAATTGGCGGAGCACCTGAACTTCTATAATGAACAAAATCAACAGGCGGGCACGTGGACAGGTTTTTTAACGCACCCCTTATACCAAGGCCGGGAAAAAGAGTGGTTTGAAGACCTTGCCGCTTTTATAGAAAACACGGAAGCATTTACTGAAAATTACCCGGCAGCAGCTCAGGCTTTTTCATCGCCGCACCTGGCGCTTTTTATAATATTTTTAAAATTGCTGGAAAAGGTTCAGAAACAGCTAAATACATTTTCAAAACAACATCTCGATTTTTATTATCACCAACTGCTGGGCCTCAGCAAACGGAAACCGGTGCCTGACGTAGCCAATGTTATTGTACAGCTATCGCCGCAGGTTAATCAGTTATTATTACCTAAAGACACGGCACTAAACGCAGGGAAGGATATGAATGGCCTTGATCTATTATACCGTACGCAAAAAGAAACCCTGATTACACGGGCGGCTATTGCCGGTATTAAGACCCTGTTTGTCGATACGGAAAAAATAAAACCGGCCAGTATGGGCCAGGGCAATCCGAAAGAGACAATTAAAGATCTGCTCAGCATTGCGTTAGATTACGATACGTTCGATCCGCTCTTATTTTATGACGGTAAGGATATTAACAAAACATTGCTCAGCGAGACTGCGGCAAAATACCAGCTTAAAACTGACGAACTTGAAGACGCTGTAAACTATGCTTTGGCAAAACCGGGTACGGTAAGTTTTTACCAGGTCATACAAAACCTCAGGCAGGCTTACCAGCGGCATAAAATACATCTGCAGCGCCTTGCTATACGCGATACATTGCCTTTGTTTGCCCTGATAGGAGAGATTATGGGTGGTGAAAACGGGATGATGCCGTTGTTTATGGAAAAAAGGATAACCAAAGATGTTTTTCTGCACCTAAACAATTTTTTTCCAAACGATGACCCGCCGCAGCAAAATCAATCTGAAGAGCAATCGCGTGCAGCGCTGTATATTAAGCGCGACCTATTGCTCTCCTTTGTCGATTTTAAACAACTGGCTGTACTGATTGAAAAGCAGAAGAATATTACTGATGCCGATTGGGTAATTGCGTATGAGATACTTGCCGGTGTGCTGGAAAAGAAAGGTAAATTTTATGAGTTACCAGCCTTTCAACACTGGTATGATATCCAGGCAGCGGATGTACTGAACAAGCATACCAATATTGCTGATAAAACCGGGCCTATTGCCCTGGGCAAAAATGAAGATGCTGTGCAAATGCGCATAGTTGCGCTGGGTTTCGCAATTTCCTCGCCACATTTTGCATTGTCGGAGGGAGAGCGTATTATCAACCTTCAGCTAAAAATTCAGGCAGGCAGCCCGCTTAAATTAGCAAGGTTAAAAAAAGAGCTGAGTGAAACTAAGCAACCGCCATTCAGGTACCTGCTGGGTAAGGGCAATGATTGGAAAGAAATAACCGATAGCAAGGCAGAACTGCTGTATGATAATTTTGATGTGCTGCGCATCAGGTTGAATGTAAGTACTCAAAAAACGGTTGATGCAGATCAGCAACTATTGCCGCCGTCCATGCGCCATATAGCGGCTGACAGACCGATATTGGCTTTATTACTAAACCACCAAAGCAGCAAAACCGGCAGCGAAGAGGTGAATGGTGTTGAGCGTTGGTACGATTATTTCCAGGACATGGAAATAAAAGAAATAAAGGCCGAGGTAAGCGTAAAAGGCCTGCAATTGCTGCGCATACAGAATGACTTTGCCGAACTGAGTCCGCAGAAACCGTTTGAGCCTTTCGGGGTACAGCCGCAAGCGGGGAATAATTTTTATTTTACCCATCCCGAGCTGGCAGCTAAAAGTCTCAATACCTTATCGCTCAACTTTACATGGATTAATAAACCTGCCAGTTTCGAAAACTATTATAAAGATTACCAGGCTGTAGCTGATAAAACAGCCAAGGGAAAAGACCTCACTATCGACTTTGGGTTCAAAGCCAGGGTTCGCATGTACACCGATCATACGCCAAAGGTTCTTGTGGATAAAGACATTAACCTTTTTGAGGACAATACCATTACGTTGGCAAAAACCGATGAAGAATTGCCAATGGACGTTTTAGACAACCGTGATGATGTGGTGAGCCAGAAACGCTATTTCGGCCTGGAACTACTACAGGATTTTAATCACGGCGTTTACCCCATTTTGCAAACGCTCCAGATGGTAAACTATAGCAATGATGAGCTGAAGAAATATATTCTGAATCCACCTTATGCTCCAAAACTTCAGCGATTTACTGTCGACTATACCACGACTTTTACCCTTGGTGCAGAAACATGGGGTGCCCCGGCCACAATTTTTCGTATTGGCCCTTTCGGTTATGCCAAACTCAGTGAAGGGCTGCTTCAACCATTTAGCCTGCTGCCGGTTTTTAAAGAACAAGGGCATCTGTATATTGGCATCAGCGGTGCGCAAAAAAATCAAAACCTGTCCCTATTGTTTCAGCTTGCCCAGGCAACGGCCAATCCAGAGCTGACACCGCCTGTGCTTACCTGGAGCTTTTTGCGCAATAATACATGGGAGCCGCTTCCGGCAGCGTGTATTGTTACCGATACCACAAATAACTTGACAGGCAACGGAATAATCGAGTTTAGCATTCCCGATGAAATAACGGATAATAATACGCTTTTTCAGGAAGGTTTATATTGGCTTAGCGCTACTGCCCACGAGAATGTGGCCGCCTTGCCAGCCATTGTCGATATTGCCGCCCAGGCCGTAGCAACGGTGTTTACAGACCCCGGAGATGCCGGCGAGCACTATGATGCCGCGCTTCCACCGGGAAGCATTAAGAAGGCGCAGCAAGACTTTGCGGGCATAGCTAAATTGAATCAGCCTTACCCGTCTGAACACGGCCGGCCAGCCGAGCAGGACAATATGTTCTATACGAGGGTGAGCGAACGCATCAGACACAAGAATCGGGCACTTACGCTATGGGACTATGAGCGCCTGGTACTGGAAAACTTCCCTGAGGTTTATAAGGTAAAATGTATCCCGGTTAACACACCTGCGCAAAACGAGCTTAGTGGTGCAGTAGATATTGTTGTCGTACCCGATATTAGGCGGAATGCAGCATTCAATTCCTTTGAACCCCGGGCATCGGTAAATCTGCTTCAACGCATTACCGCATGGTTAGAACGCCGCACGCCGCCATTTGCCGAAATTAAAGTTAGAAACGCGGTTTATGTAAAAATAAGGGTTAAAACACTGGTAAGCATTAAAAAAGGCTTAAGCAAGGAATATTACCGGCAGCAATTAAATACCGACCTTAAAAAACTGTTTTCGCCCTGGGCCTTTGACCACGATGCGGACCTGATTATCGGCGGCGCTGTATATCAGAACGTAGTTGTGTATTTTATTGCCAAACTGCCTTACATTGATCATGTAGCAACACTTTCGCTTGCGCAGGGTACGGCAGATGGGACATATGAGGATATCAAACCAATGAACACGCAAAATACCGATGTCATCCTGGTATCTGCACCAACTCATACTATTCATTTGATGGAAGACGACGATGTGCCGCTTGATCCGAGAGTGGGTATAGGTTACATGGAAATTGCGCTGGATTTTAGAGTTTATTAA
- a CDS encoding tail fiber domain-containing protein, whose translation MATKAEIKSRFKTNSIPTEKDFADLIDSGINKDDDGIERESGGGIHITGNGDTQEVLSFSRSDNPKQSPWKINLNPVGGSPGFNITDDKTASRLVINEETGNIGVGAVNPHTRLTVGGAIYFNSEILSPNKQGGYLSWNRSGSVGETNFINNRGEGKGGFEFINCDADGANMKSIGKVDGDGEWKLSELLVDGNIGIGVAKPETKLDVNGNISATGIRLKNSGCIKLTGDKDVDVITTDLGLYSTLPNRWMRFVTNEQPMYFFTDYKDASDGRIGTEPTLIVGSNRSVGISTAINTQPCARLAVNGAIYFNSESVTTNNQGGYLIWNRIGRGESCFVNNKGTGTGGFEFVNADADGSNERTIGKVSGGGEWKLPELRVDGNSTIGANLDVASKITIREGVSLKHNGCIKLIGDADVDLQTADLGLYSTKAGYNMRFVTNKAPMCFFTDYEDASGKRAGTARTLIIDTNGSVSVGNENPHARLTVNGAIYFDYESGSLNRQGGYLTWNRSKGGGETNFINNKGQGKGGFEFVNCDPDGSNLTAIGRVEGSGLWKFKDLDVSGSVSGTAFNRFSDRRIKKDITHADPAAGLNLLNQLMVTDYQYIDARNEQSYFTKGFIAQELETLVPQAVVSRQGFIPDIYEKPDSVTALNDHVIFAMTTPHGLSEGDIVKLVKPSGDAEKTVAVIDQNCFSVAGKADEYNDVMIYGKQVNDLKAVDYNHLFMLNISATQQLTKELAALKDDHDRLKAYVRSIEAGITLNVTENLPN comes from the coding sequence ATGGCTACAAAAGCAGAAATTAAAAGTAGGTTTAAAACTAACAGTATACCTACAGAGAAAGATTTTGCCGATCTGATCGATTCTGGCATCAACAAAGACGATGATGGTATTGAGCGGGAAAGCGGTGGCGGTATACATATTACCGGCAACGGAGACACACAAGAGGTATTATCCTTTTCGCGGTCAGATAATCCCAAACAATCGCCCTGGAAGATCAATCTTAACCCGGTCGGTGGCAGCCCTGGCTTCAACATTACCGACGATAAAACGGCAAGCCGCCTTGTGATAAACGAGGAGACCGGCAATATTGGCGTAGGCGCAGTTAACCCACATACACGGCTTACTGTGGGTGGCGCAATTTATTTTAATTCCGAAATTCTTTCTCCGAATAAACAGGGCGGATATTTATCGTGGAACCGTAGTGGCAGTGTCGGTGAAACCAATTTTATTAATAACAGGGGCGAAGGAAAGGGAGGGTTTGAGTTTATTAATTGCGATGCTGACGGGGCGAACATGAAATCTATTGGTAAAGTTGATGGAGATGGCGAGTGGAAACTTTCAGAATTACTCGTTGATGGCAACATCGGCATAGGCGTAGCAAAGCCCGAAACTAAACTTGATGTGAATGGTAACATTTCCGCCACGGGTATTCGCCTTAAAAATAGTGGCTGCATTAAGTTAACGGGAGATAAGGATGTAGATGTAATAACCACTGACCTTGGTTTGTATTCAACACTTCCCAACCGGTGGATGAGATTTGTTACTAACGAACAACCTATGTATTTCTTTACAGATTACAAGGATGCCAGCGACGGCCGTATAGGTACAGAACCTACGCTTATTGTAGGCAGTAATAGATCTGTTGGTATAAGTACAGCTATAAATACTCAGCCCTGCGCGCGGCTTGCTGTAAATGGAGCAATTTACTTCAATTCAGAATCGGTTACAACTAATAACCAGGGCGGATATTTAATATGGAACCGTATCGGACGGGGTGAAAGCTGTTTTGTTAATAACAAAGGCACTGGGACCGGGGGGTTTGAATTTGTTAATGCCGACGCCGATGGTTCCAATGAAAGAACTATTGGTAAAGTAAGCGGAGGTGGCGAGTGGAAACTTCCGGAATTGAGGGTTGACGGCAACAGTACTATAGGCGCTAACCTTGATGTCGCCAGTAAAATAACCATTCGGGAAGGGGTCAGCCTTAAACATAATGGTTGTATCAAGCTAATAGGTGATGCAGATGTAGACCTGCAAACTGCTGATCTTGGCCTGTATTCAACCAAAGCCGGTTATAATATGAGATTTGTTACTAATAAGGCCCCTATGTGCTTTTTTACAGATTATGAGGATGCAAGCGGGAAACGTGCCGGTACTGCGCGTACTCTTATTATTGATACTAACGGATCTGTAAGTGTAGGTAATGAAAATCCGCATGCACGGCTTACGGTAAATGGAGCAATTTATTTTGATTATGAAAGTGGTTCCCTCAATAGACAGGGCGGATATTTAACGTGGAACCGCAGTAAAGGCGGTGGCGAAACCAACTTTATTAATAACAAAGGCCAGGGAAAAGGAGGATTTGAGTTTGTTAACTGCGATCCTGATGGTTCGAATTTAACAGCCATCGGTAGAGTTGAAGGAAGTGGTTTATGGAAATTCAAAGACCTGGATGTTAGCGGAAGCGTTAGTGGAACTGCGTTTAACAGATTTTCTGACAGGCGGATAAAAAAAGACATTACCCATGCCGACCCGGCCGCTGGCCTGAACCTGCTTAACCAGCTAATGGTGACAGATTATCAATATATCGACGCACGTAATGAACAATCATACTTTACAAAAGGTTTTATTGCACAGGAACTGGAAACGTTAGTGCCCCAGGCTGTTGTGAGTCGTCAGGGCTTTATACCCGATATTTATGAAAAACCGGACAGTGTTACAGCCCTGAACGACCATGTGATTTTTGCGATGACAACTCCGCATGGCCTGAGCGAGGGCGACATAGTGAAGCTGGTTAAGCCATCGGGTGATGCAGAGAAAACTGTAGCGGTTATTGATCAAAATTGTTTCAGCGTTGCCGGTAAGGCTGATGAGTATAATGATGTGATGATATATGGCAAACAGGTAAATGATTTGAAAGCGGTCGACTACAATCACCTGTTCATGCTTAATATCAGCGCCACGCAACAGCTTACTAAAGAACTGGCCGCGCTTAAAGATGATCATGATCGCCTTAAAGCATATGTCAGATCAATTGAAGCGGGCATAACATTAAACGTAACCGAAAACCTGCCAAATTAA
- a CDS encoding contractile injection system tape measure protein has protein sequence MSEQEHIIKRVLIDLDIHDQLPANEIQDESATILKKLIAPMVGDYMDLLTADGTDIRIDRWEIDLGVISAQSLETDLAERLAQCLAADEQLILAKQQSANTNHESQMPEYTHAELVMYFLQTGMLPWWVKDPSSQIFTQALNTLLATRPDMLHSIIQQARDTVMLERFINTLNNEQLHHIAALLNPEYLPVPELYLQIARNIGIAIDNTSFRQAWWANVLYYNQHTGGPDHGYGKDRASASASSLTQIFFNALARQEIDISNNADGNDRYHQLFRMYTAFAEALVLLTENGICPDIAKHQEQVKEIRYSIAGLTTAQIDLQQSVLHARYLWDNLGLAVGVSRPSAQYYPKKANAGTGTDGATGKITMSSEPESPNIGPDRNASNIQQTAGEVALPGPAAQHHNKNTETDSNQSNPTAGSSEDTIVNQNNSFTGQTENELKSIYSPKNATTEYINKANDENMDEFAAKLISQFTATERFSVSHAGLILLWPFLSHFFSALNLINKDAFHDKQSQYKACMLLLYVALGDDLEVFEGHLPMIKLLCGLELTEWVDMQTDITQDDMNEADNMLEAVIGHAPLWSGLSLAGLRQAYLQRSGILSTRDGNWLLQVERQNYDILVDRLPWSNSLIKLPWLEHLIFVEWQQD, from the coding sequence ATGAGCGAACAAGAGCATATCATTAAGCGGGTATTGATAGACCTTGATATCCATGACCAGCTTCCGGCCAATGAAATACAGGACGAGAGCGCAACTATTCTAAAAAAGCTAATAGCACCGATGGTGGGCGATTATATGGACTTGTTGACAGCAGACGGCACCGATATCAGGATAGATCGTTGGGAAATAGACCTGGGGGTAATCAGCGCACAGTCGTTGGAAACCGATCTGGCAGAGCGGTTGGCGCAGTGCCTTGCGGCAGACGAACAATTAATTCTGGCAAAGCAGCAGTCTGCAAATACAAACCATGAGTCTCAAATGCCAGAATATACGCATGCCGAACTGGTGATGTATTTTTTGCAAACAGGAATGCTGCCATGGTGGGTAAAAGATCCGTCATCTCAAATATTTACGCAAGCCCTGAACACGTTGCTCGCAACCCGGCCAGATATGCTGCACAGTATTATACAACAAGCCCGTGATACGGTAATGCTGGAGCGGTTTATCAATACGCTTAATAACGAGCAACTACATCATATTGCGGCATTGCTCAATCCCGAATACCTGCCCGTGCCCGAATTATATTTACAGATAGCCCGCAACATTGGTATTGCTATTGATAACACCAGCTTCAGGCAGGCCTGGTGGGCAAATGTGCTGTATTACAACCAACACACGGGCGGGCCTGACCATGGTTATGGCAAAGATCGGGCGAGTGCAAGTGCATCCAGCCTTACCCAAATCTTTTTTAATGCCCTTGCCCGGCAGGAAATTGATATCAGCAATAATGCTGATGGTAATGACCGTTATCATCAATTATTCAGGATGTATACCGCCTTTGCAGAGGCATTGGTTTTATTAACCGAAAATGGAATCTGCCCGGATATTGCAAAGCATCAGGAGCAAGTCAAAGAAATACGGTACTCAATTGCTGGTTTAACAACAGCGCAGATTGATTTGCAACAGAGCGTTCTTCATGCCAGGTATTTATGGGATAACCTTGGCCTTGCCGTGGGGGTAAGCCGTCCAAGTGCTCAGTATTATCCCAAAAAAGCAAATGCAGGTACCGGTACCGATGGCGCGACCGGGAAAATTACTATGAGCTCTGAACCGGAATCCCCGAACATAGGTCCAGATCGAAATGCATCAAATATTCAACAAACAGCAGGAGAGGTCGCTTTACCAGGTCCTGCTGCTCAGCATCACAATAAAAATACAGAAACGGACAGCAATCAATCTAACCCAACGGCCGGATCATCAGAAGACACAATTGTTAATCAAAATAATTCGTTTACCGGACAAACAGAAAATGAGCTTAAATCTATTTACAGCCCCAAAAACGCCACTACGGAATATATAAATAAGGCTAACGATGAAAATATGGATGAATTTGCTGCGAAACTCATCAGCCAATTTACGGCAACAGAGCGTTTTTCTGTCAGCCATGCAGGCCTGATTTTGCTTTGGCCCTTTCTTTCGCATTTTTTTTCTGCGCTAAACCTAATTAATAAAGATGCTTTTCATGATAAACAGAGCCAGTACAAGGCCTGTATGCTATTATTATACGTTGCTCTTGGGGATGATTTGGAAGTATTTGAAGGTCATCTGCCGATGATCAAGCTCTTGTGCGGCTTAGAGTTAACCGAATGGGTTGATATGCAAACCGATATTACACAGGATGATATGAATGAGGCAGATAATATGTTGGAAGCGGTTATTGGCCATGCCCCTTTGTGGAGCGGTTTATCTTTGGCCGGACTGCGCCAGGCGTATTTGCAGCGTTCAGGCATTCTGAGCACCCGCGACGGAAACTGGCTGCTACAGGTTGAGCGCCAAAACTATGATATTTTGGTAGACCGCTTGCCATGGTCTAATAGCTTGATTAAACTTCCATGGCTGGAACACTTAATTTTTGTAGAATGGCAGCAAGATTAA